The Patescibacteria group bacterium DNA segment AGAATTCCAAAGCCGCCCTGGTGCTAGTATAAATGTCTACATCCAGATGGACAAAAGCAAACTTTTTATCTTCTATCGGACTCGAAGTTTCCGGAAATATCCCTTGATATATTTTTACGTTAGGATATCTCTGTAGCCGTTTCTCAACCTCTACTTTGCTGGCTATGAACATGTTTCGATGAAATCGACTGTCGTTGGTTCCGACTTTTGGCAAGCCGGAAAAAGTGTCAAAAAGATATAAGTTTTTGCCGCCTTTAACTTCGCAAATAATTTTGGCTGAGGTGCCATTATAGACGCCGACTTCGGCGAAATCACCTTCTAATTTAACACAAGCTTTAGCAATAGAATAAATATGGAATATTTCACTGGGTTTAAATAAAAAATGACCTTCCCTTCTTAAATCCTTAATCATTTTTAAAACCCGCTTGTCTTTATATGGTTTCATTAATAATAACTCGACAAAACTAAAAAACCGATTACCCAGACGACCGACCCAGGTTTCAAATAAACGACGATGGAGAAAGTCACTTACTGGTTTTTTCATAATTATTCAAAGTATACCAAAAAATCGCCTAAAATTATAGGTGATTCTTTGGTCTATTTAATTCTCGAAACCTGAGAGCACTCGGGTCTAGAACCACGAGATACCCATGGGGTCTCGATACTTTTTTTCTTTGGTGACCCCACGGGGAATCGAACCCCGATTGCCAGGATGAAAACCTGGTGTCCTAACCGTTAGACGATAGGGCCAGAAATTAGTATATAGGTCTTAGTATGTAGGTCTTGGGGGGTACTTTAAAAATATTTAATGATTATTTTAGAATTTTTTTAATATGGCTTGAGTATAATATGATTATTATTAATAATCCATATATTTATGAAACAACATGTTAGGTCTTTTACTGGTTTAATATCTTGGCAGGAGGCCCGTAGGCTGACACTGAGCGTTTATCAAGCGACCAGTTTATTTCCAAAAAATGAGATATATGGTTTGACTAGTCAAATGCGTCGTGCGGCAGTGTCGGTCTGTTCTAATATAGCCGAGGGTTTTTCTCGAAAATCACGGGCGGAAAAAATACAATTTTACACCATAGCCAAGAGTTCTTTAACAGAATTGCAAAATCAGCTTATTATTTCTCTTGATGTTCATTATTTAGACAAAGAAGTTTTTCAAAGAATTTCCCTAGTATCCGTTGGCTGTTGTAAGCTGTTGTCAGGTTTGATTCGCACTGCTGAAAATAAGCAGTAACGGCCACCTAAATACCAGATACTAAGACCTATATACTAAACTGTGCCTTATAATAATACCAAATTGTCGCCTTGTCAACAATGATAATTGCGTCTATACTATTACCATATGTCATATAAAAAGAAAGCTATAGCGGCGAGGAAACACCAGAAAAAAAGAGGTAAAACCATTGGTTCCTTGCGCAAGCGCTAAAATGATTGCCCCGGCTATTTCGCCGGGTCTTTTGTTGTCTTGACAAAAAGCTGTTTTATGATAACGTAAGAGTATAAGCTATAAAAGGATATGAACAACCTATTTCTTAAAAATTATCAGATTGAAAAATATGTCGACGCTTCTACCGGCGATCGCTACTTTTTTGGTCTGGGATTTTTGAGAAAAAATATGTAAACAAACTTTGATTATCAATATTTTTTCCTAAGCACCCCGGACCAAAACCGGGGTGTTTAATTTTTCCAACTAAAGGAGACAGGAAAATGGAAAAAGACAGAGTAGTGTTTTTGAAAGGTTTGCGTGGGACTGTTTTGCGGCCGATGAACAAAGAAACAGATTTAGATTTCTTTTATCGGGGGATTAACAATCCGGAAGCTAATCATTATTTGCAACGTTATTTACCACAGACCAAGGCAGATGAGGAAAAATGGTTTGACGCTATGGTTGGTCGTACCGATAGGCTAATACTGGCGGTCGAAACTCCGGATGGTGAGCTGCTTGGTAGTGTTGGTCTGCATGAAATTGACTGGCGCAACCAAGTCGGGACCATGGGCATTGCTCTCTTTGCCAAAGACCAGTGGCACAAGGGCTACGGTAAAGATGCCGTCATGGCTTTGCTGGAATACGCCTTTATGCGGTTGAATCTGCGAAAGGTGCGTTCCAAGGTTTATTCGATAAACCAGCGAAGTTTGGCGCTGCACCGTTCCTGCGGCGGAGTGCAGGAAGGCACTGCTCGTCAGGAAATATTTATCGATGGTCAGTTTCACGACGTGCTATACTTTGGTATTTTCCGGTCAGAATGGGAAGTGTTTTTTGCTTCTTACAAGGAAGGGTCGGTAGTCAAAAAATCTTAGTCATTCAAAACGTGGGGTTCGGACCATATCCGACCCCTTTTTATTGCGAAAAATCAGGATTTTGAGTACAATTAGAATAGCTCATAGTCAGTAGCCTGTAGCTCATAGCAATTTATTTATTTCTTAATTTTTAACTTTATGGATCTCAAAGAATTTTTTATTACTCCTCAGGATTTTACCGAAAACGATTTACAACAACTTGAAGAACACACTAAGACAGATTGGTCGTCGCCGGATGTCGAAGGACAGCTAGCTGTTGATGTTTTTCAAGATCAAAACAATATTGTAGTTAAAACTGCTATTGCCGGAGTGAAACCGGAAGATATTCAGATATCTATCAATGGCGATGTTTTAACTATTAGAGGCAAAAGATCGGCGCACGAAGGAGTAAAGGACGAAGATTATTATTATCGAGAGTGTTATTGGGGGGCTTTTTCTCGGTCGGTAGTTTTGCCTATAGAAGTACAACAAGACAAGATTGAAGCGGTTTTGAAAAACGGCGTGATGACCGTAACATTGCCTAAAGCAAAACCGGAAAAGACGGTAAAAATTAGATTTGAGGAATAAAACAGGCGATATGAAAAAAGGGATTATACCAAAAGTTTTACCAAAGCCGGAAATTCATATTTCCACCCGGACCAAGATTGCCATTGGTTGTTTTTTGGCTGTAGTAATTCTGATTATTGGCGGAGGTTTTGCTTATAGCCAGGTTTATGCGGAGAAATTTTATCCCGGAGTGGTTTTGGCCGGAGTTGACGTTGGTGGTCAGACTTACGACGAAGCTAAGAGTGTTTTTGAATCCAAGGTTGATGGTATAAATATTTCTGGTTTTAACTTTATTTCCGGCGAGCGAAAGGTGAATATTTTGCCACGAGTAGTTTCTTCTTCAGATCTGGACATTTCTTATGACCTGGTATCTTTTGATATAGAAAAATCTTTAGACAATGCTTGGGAAATCGGTCGACATGGCGGTTTTATTTATAGTTGGCGACAAAGATTAGGAGTTCTTTTGGGCGGTGAAAAGCTGAACTTTCAATACAAGATAAAAGAGGGTAATCTAGTTGAAGCTTTGAAACAAAATTTTTATGATCTGGAAAAACCCGGACAAAACGCTCGACTAATTTTAACCAAAGGCGACAATGGTTATGACGCAACAGTGGAGCAAGAAAAACCGGGTATGTCTTTTGATTATCAGCAAGTATTGGCAAAACTAGATAATAATTTAAAAAATTTGGATACCAGCGATATCAGTTTTGGTCTTGGTGAGGACGTGCCGGAAATATTGTCTTTTCAGGTCAAAGATTTGGCTGACGTTGCTGTAAGTGTTTTGGACAAAGCGCCATTAACCTTGAAATTTGAAAAAGACCATTGGGATATTAATAAAGAAGCTGTTGCCGGGTTGCTTGATTTTGTAGTTTTGGACGGACAGCCGGCGCTAGGATTTGGTCAAGAATTATTTGTTCAATATTTAAACCAAAAAATCGGACCAAACATCAATCAAGAAGTTCAAAATGCTAAGTTCAAAATTACCGACGGCAGAGTAGCGGAATTTGTCGGGGGACAGCAAGGAAGAGCTATTGACGTTGACATGCTTTTAGCGGAGATAAATACTAAGTTCGTAAATGGCGAAACAAAAGGGTTGGAAGTACCCGTCAAGACCGTTGAGCCAGATGTGGCGACAGCAGATGTTAATGATCTTGGAATCAAGGAGATTATCGGTGTTGGTAAATCAGATTTTTCCGGCAGTCCAAGCAATCGTCGGCATAATATTGCCACTGGGTCGAGCGCTCTAAACGGCGTGTTGATCAAACCGGGTGAAAATTTTTCGCTTATTACTGCTCTTGGTCCGGTGGAAAAAGAGACTGGATATCTGCCGGAATTAGTAATCAAAGGAAATAAAACCGTTCCCGAATACGGCGGCGGGCTGTGTCAGATCGGGACGACCGTTTTTCGCGCGGCGTTAGATTCGGGTTTGCCGATACTGGAACGCGCGGCGCATTCTTACCGCGTGTCTTACTATGAGCCAGCCGGCATGGATGCCACTATTTATATTCCTCATCCCGATGTTGTTTTTACCAATGACACCGGTAACCATATTTTGATTCAAGCAAAGGTGA contains these protein-coding regions:
- a CDS encoding TylF/MycF/NovP-related O-methyltransferase gives rise to the protein MKKPVSDFLHRRLFETWVGRLGNRFFSFVELLLMKPYKDKRVLKMIKDLRREGHFLFKPSEIFHIYSIAKACVKLEGDFAEVGVYNGTSAKIICEVKGGKNLYLFDTFSGLPKVGTNDSRFHRNMFIASKVEVEKRLQRYPNVKIYQGIFPETSSPIEDKKFAFVHLDVDIYTSTRAALEFFYGKMVSGGVILTHDYAQAEGVRRAFDEFINNKPEGIIELSLTQAMIIKR
- a CDS encoding four helix bundle protein; the protein is MKQHVRSFTGLISWQEARRLTLSVYQATSLFPKNEIYGLTSQMRRAAVSVCSNIAEGFSRKSRAEKIQFYTIAKSSLTELQNQLIISLDVHYLDKEVFQRISLVSVGCCKLLSGLIRTAENKQ
- a CDS encoding GNAT family protein; protein product: MEKDRVVFLKGLRGTVLRPMNKETDLDFFYRGINNPEANHYLQRYLPQTKADEEKWFDAMVGRTDRLILAVETPDGELLGSVGLHEIDWRNQVGTMGIALFAKDQWHKGYGKDAVMALLEYAFMRLNLRKVRSKVYSINQRSLALHRSCGGVQEGTARQEIFIDGQFHDVLYFGIFRSEWEVFFASYKEGSVVKKS
- a CDS encoding Hsp20/alpha crystallin family protein; translated protein: MDLKEFFITPQDFTENDLQQLEEHTKTDWSSPDVEGQLAVDVFQDQNNIVVKTAIAGVKPEDIQISINGDVLTIRGKRSAHEGVKDEDYYYRECYWGAFSRSVVLPIEVQQDKIEAVLKNGVMTVTLPKAKPEKTVKIRFEE
- a CDS encoding VanW family protein → MKKGIIPKVLPKPEIHISTRTKIAIGCFLAVVILIIGGGFAYSQVYAEKFYPGVVLAGVDVGGQTYDEAKSVFESKVDGINISGFNFISGERKVNILPRVVSSSDLDISYDLVSFDIEKSLDNAWEIGRHGGFIYSWRQRLGVLLGGEKLNFQYKIKEGNLVEALKQNFYDLEKPGQNARLILTKGDNGYDATVEQEKPGMSFDYQQVLAKLDNNLKNLDTSDISFGLGEDVPEILSFQVKDLADVAVSVLDKAPLTLKFEKDHWDINKEAVAGLLDFVVLDGQPALGFGQELFVQYLNQKIGPNINQEVQNAKFKITDGRVAEFVGGQQGRAIDVDMLLAEINTKFVNGETKGLEVPVKTVEPDVATADVNDLGIKEIIGVGKSDFSGSPSNRRHNIATGSSALNGVLIKPGENFSLITALGPVEKETGYLPELVIKGNKTVPEYGGGLCQIGTTVFRAALDSGLPILERAAHSYRVSYYEPAGMDATIYIPHPDVVFTNDTGNHILIQAKVIGNNLRFEFWGTKDGRKTHFIGQQESDYLYDVTPKIWGFVRPAATKLIESVDIAVGTKKCTEKAHVGATAEFTYQVTYSSGEKKEKVFNSVYRPWQEVCLVGVEKLTEPEVPAEGAPAADGTTEVNTVDNNTTSS